The DNA region TGGATCGAACTCGCCCGCAAGAACGGCAAGTCCGAGCTGCTGGCGTTCGTCGCGCTGTACATGCTCGTCGGGGACGATGTCGAGTCCGCCGAGGTCTACGGCGCCGCCCGCGATAAGGACCAGGCACGGCTGGTGTTCAACGTCGCCGCCCGCATGGTCGCCCTTTCACCAGTGCTGTCCAAGCGGCTGCGGGTGGTCGAGCACGCCGCCCGGATCGAGGACGAGAAAGCCAACAGCGTCTATCAGGTTGTCGCGGCCGACGCGCGCTGGGCAACCTCGGCTCGAACCCGTCGTGCGTGATCTTCGACGAGGTCCTGACCCAGCCGAACGGTGAGCTGTGGGCCGCGCTGCGGACCGGCATGGACACCCGAGTGCAGCCGCTGCTGCTCGCCGCCACGGCGGCGGGCAACGACCCCACCTCGTTCGCCAAGTCCGAGCACGACGAGTGCGTGAAGATCGCCGAAGACCCGTCCCGCGCGCCGC from Amycolatopsis sp. EV170708-02-1 includes:
- a CDS encoding terminase large subunit, giving the protein MIFDEVLTQPNGELWAALRTGMDTRVQPLLLAATAAGNDPTSFAKSEHDECVKIAEDPSRAPHRFVYLRNLPADADPWDEANWYYANPRPR